Proteins from a single region of Belliella baltica DSM 15883:
- a CDS encoding DUF4221 family protein produces the protein MSKKVIFIFTVFLITSCSIRSEISVIDLKYTVEERIEILLDSISSPLNYRVQLLETDSGRVLATMGRFPFGINFYNLETKSKIHQIYLSSDGIDKVGVSNGFHFHSNDSIFITSVPATISIFDINGKKSKDIKIEGTDQYVQTISSKNYRPLIIEQKSFYGAYPFITKHWETALKDVSKFKHLFKYNLEKSDIKWLNYSLPEGFWDQGIFSPEFSYVSKGDSIITFFSRDLRLNVFSKSQNKIIDTKELKTPNRIEFAKFKDRPYGDEGVIKELENGVIKGALYDNFRDVYYVIYELPINPELYSLSLLQLYTNRPEFKIFLLDSNFDYQGEILFKGFAANPNEIFFGKKGLYISSNHQYNQNFNENYLIYDIIRFEGLNYED, from the coding sequence ATGTCAAAAAAAGTAATTTTTATTTTTACTGTATTCTTAATTACATCTTGTAGTATTCGATCTGAAATAAGCGTAATCGATTTAAAATACACCGTCGAAGAGCGTATAGAAATTCTTTTAGATAGCATTTCAAGTCCCCTGAACTATCGGGTACAACTGTTAGAAACAGACTCAGGAAGAGTGTTGGCCACAATGGGTAGGTTTCCTTTTGGAATAAACTTTTATAATCTTGAAACAAAAAGTAAAATTCATCAAATTTATCTTTCATCAGATGGGATTGACAAGGTTGGTGTATCCAATGGCTTTCATTTTCACAGTAACGACTCCATATTTATCACATCAGTTCCTGCGACTATATCAATTTTTGATATAAATGGTAAGAAATCAAAGGATATAAAAATAGAAGGGACAGATCAATATGTGCAAACCATTTCATCTAAGAATTATAGGCCATTGATTATAGAGCAAAAAAGTTTTTATGGTGCCTATCCATTTATCACCAAACATTGGGAAACGGCTTTGAAAGATGTTTCTAAATTCAAACATTTATTTAAGTATAACCTAGAGAAATCCGATATAAAGTGGTTAAATTATTCTTTACCAGAAGGTTTTTGGGATCAAGGAATTTTTTCTCCTGAATTTAGTTATGTATCGAAAGGAGATTCTATAATTACTTTTTTTAGTAGAGATTTGAGATTAAATGTTTTTTCTAAATCTCAAAATAAAATTATAGATACTAAAGAGCTGAAAACACCCAATAGAATAGAATTTGCCAAATTCAAAGATAGACCTTACGGAGATGAAGGAGTAATAAAGGAGTTAGAAAATGGAGTTATAAAAGGGGCACTGTATGATAATTTTAGAGATGTTTACTACGTAATCTATGAGCTACCTATAAATCCAGAGTTGTATTCATTAAGTTTATTGCAGTTATATACGAACAGGCCTGAATTTAAAATTTTTCTTTTGGATTCTAATTTTGACTATCAAGGTGAAATTTTATTCAAAGGTTTTGCCGCAAATCCAAATGAAATATTTTTTGGAAAGAAGGGCTTATATATTTCTTCTAACCATCAATACAATCAGAATTTTAATGAGAATTATTTGATTTATGATATTATCAGATTTGAAGGATTAAATTATGAAGACTAA
- the thrC gene encoding threonine synthase, with the protein MNFYSTNNPKHSVSLKEAVIRGLAPDQGLYMPEKIPVLSKDFIQDLPNLSFLEIGYHVITELFGEDLTKEQIKELVDHTLTFDAPLVKVEEDVYSLELFHGPTLAFKDFGARFCSKLMSILMKGEERNVRVLVATSGDTGSAVANGFYKVPNVEVIILYPKGKVSELQEKQFTTLGENITTLEVDGVFDDCQKMVKEAFLDKELNEKMLLTSANSINIARWIPQCLYYFYAYSRLPQTDKKIAVSVPSGNFGNLGAGILAERMGLPIDVFIASTNVNKVVPNYLAGNPFITKSSMQTISNSMDVGNPSNFFRLLALYDNDEKLFREKVKGFYFEDQDTKYGMLKVKENSNYIMDPHGAVGYLGLRNFRKQNPDQFVGIFLETAHPGKFRNVVEETLGLKLELPERLEKFMKGEKKTTPLKNDFQEFKKYLLISI; encoded by the coding sequence ATGAACTTTTATAGTACCAATAATCCAAAACATTCGGTCAGTCTCAAAGAGGCTGTGATCAGAGGTCTTGCGCCTGATCAAGGTTTATACATGCCTGAAAAAATCCCAGTTTTATCTAAAGACTTTATTCAAGATTTACCAAACTTAAGTTTCCTTGAGATTGGTTACCATGTAATTACCGAACTTTTTGGTGAGGATTTGACAAAAGAGCAAATCAAAGAGCTTGTAGATCATACGTTGACTTTTGATGCACCTTTGGTCAAGGTTGAAGAGGATGTTTATAGCCTTGAACTTTTTCATGGACCAACATTGGCTTTCAAGGATTTTGGTGCTCGTTTTTGCTCCAAATTGATGTCGATCTTGATGAAAGGCGAAGAAAGAAATGTTCGTGTGCTTGTAGCAACTTCAGGAGACACAGGAAGTGCTGTAGCGAATGGGTTTTATAAAGTTCCAAACGTAGAAGTGATCATTCTTTACCCAAAAGGAAAAGTCAGTGAGCTTCAAGAAAAGCAATTCACCACATTAGGAGAGAATATTACCACGCTTGAAGTAGATGGAGTTTTTGACGATTGTCAAAAAATGGTTAAAGAAGCATTTTTGGATAAAGAACTCAATGAAAAAATGCTTCTAACGTCTGCGAATTCCATAAATATTGCGCGATGGATTCCACAATGTTTGTACTATTTCTATGCCTATTCAAGACTACCTCAAACAGATAAAAAAATAGCTGTATCTGTTCCTAGTGGAAATTTTGGAAATCTAGGAGCAGGAATTTTGGCAGAAAGAATGGGCTTACCCATTGATGTATTCATAGCCTCTACCAATGTTAACAAAGTCGTTCCAAATTACTTGGCTGGAAATCCATTTATCACAAAATCTTCAATGCAAACCATCAGCAACAGCATGGACGTGGGAAATCCAAGTAATTTTTTCAGACTCCTCGCCTTGTATGACAATGATGAAAAGCTATTTAGAGAAAAGGTGAAAGGCTTCTACTTTGAAGATCAAGATACCAAATATGGAATGTTGAAAGTCAAAGAAAACAGCAACTATATCATGGATCCCCATGGTGCGGTGGGCTATTTGGGTTTAAGGAACTTTAGAAAGCAGAATCCTGATCAATTTGTGGGTATATTTTTAGAAACTGCCCACCCTGGAAAGTTTAGAAATGTGGTAGAAGAAACCTTAGGGCTGAAGCTTGAACTTCCCGAGAGATTAGAAAAATTTATGAAAGGAGAAAAGAAAACTACTCCATTGAAAAATGATTTTCAAGAGTTTAAAAAGTATTTGCTTATCAGTATATAA
- a CDS encoding homoserine kinase — translation MKKTIRAFAPATVANVSCGFDILGFAIDELGDQVEVSLSETPGLKVVKIEGDGGRLPYEAEKNTCTVAIQAMLDHLGFTKGMEISLYKGLPLGSGMGSSAASAAAALVAANALLGYPFDKKQLVNFAIEAERIACGAAHADNVAPSLLGGFVLIRDYEPLDVIKLPVPKGLYCTLLHPHLELNTSDSRSVLRTQISLKDSTIQSGNIAGLIAGLFQEDYNLISRSLKDVIAEPTRALLIPGFYELREAIQTIGALGSGISGSGPTIFTLSPSQAIAKEVGSAGKEVFKKIGLDVDVYISEVNDRGAYVI, via the coding sequence ATGAAGAAAACTATAAGAGCATTTGCCCCAGCTACTGTAGCCAACGTGTCATGTGGCTTTGACATCTTAGGTTTTGCCATAGATGAATTGGGTGATCAGGTGGAGGTAAGCTTGAGCGAAACTCCCGGACTCAAAGTCGTAAAAATAGAAGGTGATGGAGGAAGATTGCCTTATGAAGCAGAGAAAAACACGTGCACAGTAGCAATTCAAGCGATGTTGGATCACCTTGGATTTACTAAGGGGATGGAGATCTCTTTGTACAAAGGGCTTCCTTTAGGTTCTGGAATGGGCTCCTCTGCCGCAAGTGCAGCTGCTGCATTAGTTGCTGCAAATGCTTTGCTTGGATATCCATTTGACAAAAAACAACTTGTGAATTTCGCTATAGAAGCTGAAAGGATCGCTTGTGGCGCTGCCCATGCTGATAATGTAGCCCCTTCCCTACTTGGTGGATTCGTTTTGATCAGAGATTATGAACCATTAGATGTAATCAAGCTTCCAGTTCCAAAAGGACTTTATTGTACACTATTGCATCCTCATTTAGAGCTAAATACTTCTGATTCAAGATCAGTTTTGAGAACACAGATATCTTTGAAAGATTCTACTATTCAGTCTGGAAATATTGCAGGATTAATTGCGGGTTTATTTCAAGAGGATTATAATTTGATCAGCAGGTCTTTGAAAGATGTCATAGCCGAACCAACAAGAGCACTATTGATCCCAGGGTTCTACGAATTGCGTGAAGCTATTCAAACGATTGGCGCATTAGGGTCGGGGATTTCGGGTTCTGGCCCTACCATATTTACCTTGTCTCCATCGCAAGCCATCGCAAAAGAAGTGGGGTCTGCGGGAAAAGAAGTCTTCAAAAAAATCGGTCTTGACGTTGATGTCTATATATCTGAAGTCAATGACAGAGGCGCTTATGTGATTTAA
- the thrA gene encoding bifunctional aspartate kinase/homoserine dehydrogenase I: MKVLKFGGSSIANHENIKKVFEIIKESKHSQDIAVVFSAFGGVTEILLQSAFAAKNGDKSYVQEIKKLEDRHIELVRQLFPIHLQSPVLTYVKVRFNELEDLFHGIYLIKECSPRTLDYVASFGERLSAFILAEALKVSGLSAKYLDARDVIRTNDRFGNAKVDFPITNDLIQDYFHNHQEIQVITGFVASTSKGETTTLGRSGSDYTASIFASALHADSLEIWTDVSGVMTSDPRLVYSAFTIPQLSYSEAMELSHFGAKVIFPSTMMPAMKKGIPIYIKNTFEPSNPGTLINGDAPAGKLIKGISSMSDIAVLNIQGAGILDVIDVNRRIFTALASANVNVLLISQASSEQITCLAIKANEISLAKEAIEKEFFHEIRNGEIDVVHVISDLAIVAVVGENMKQNPGASGRMFQALGRNNVNVYAIAQGSSELNISAVVSKTDLQKALNALHEAFFLSDNKVLHVFLVGVGLIGQALIKMIANQQEKLQKENLLDIQIHGIANSRFMAFHEDGFELKNCPLPENAEGALPMNLDQFISQMESMNFSNSVFVDCTASQDVADFYERVLDAKVAIVTPNKKANSGSLEKYKNLKKLAGKRSVKFLYETNVAAGLPVINTLQDLMLSGDKVIKIEAVLSGSMNYIFSELEKGAPFSDVVKLAKEKGYTEPDPRDDLSGMDVARKILILGREAEQDLHFEDISIQSMVPEDCVDPKTVDEFFGKLKGHDQEFAKLLFEASDRGEKLRFMATLENGKAKVGLKSLDNSHPFSTLKGSDNMILFTTERYHDFPMIIRGPGAGADVTAAGVFADVIRLGNYTRS; this comes from the coding sequence ATGAAAGTCTTAAAGTTCGGAGGTTCATCAATCGCCAATCATGAAAATATCAAAAAAGTTTTTGAGATTATTAAGGAAAGTAAACATTCACAAGATATTGCGGTGGTATTTTCAGCTTTTGGAGGCGTCACGGAAATTTTGCTCCAAAGCGCCTTTGCCGCCAAAAATGGTGATAAATCTTATGTTCAGGAAATCAAGAAACTTGAAGATAGACATATTGAACTTGTCCGACAGCTATTTCCTATCCACCTTCAATCACCAGTTTTGACCTATGTCAAAGTGCGGTTCAATGAACTGGAAGATCTGTTTCATGGAATCTATTTGATCAAAGAATGCTCGCCAAGGACTTTGGATTATGTCGCTAGCTTTGGTGAAAGACTGTCTGCATTCATTTTAGCAGAAGCTTTGAAAGTTTCCGGATTGTCGGCTAAATATCTCGATGCGAGAGATGTGATCAGAACAAATGACCGCTTTGGTAATGCAAAAGTTGACTTTCCTATCACAAATGATCTCATCCAGGATTATTTCCACAACCACCAAGAAATTCAAGTCATAACAGGTTTTGTCGCCTCCACTTCAAAAGGGGAAACAACCACTTTGGGAAGAAGTGGCTCTGACTACACCGCATCAATATTTGCCTCAGCGCTTCACGCTGATAGTTTAGAAATTTGGACAGATGTATCAGGTGTAATGACCTCAGACCCTCGATTGGTATATTCTGCTTTCACCATTCCTCAATTGAGTTATAGCGAAGCGATGGAGCTATCTCACTTTGGCGCTAAAGTGATCTTCCCTTCTACAATGATGCCTGCGATGAAAAAGGGAATTCCCATTTACATCAAGAATACTTTTGAGCCATCAAATCCAGGTACCTTAATCAATGGTGATGCCCCTGCTGGAAAGCTAATTAAAGGAATTTCGTCCATGTCTGACATCGCTGTGCTTAATATTCAGGGAGCAGGAATCTTGGATGTCATTGATGTGAACAGAAGGATTTTCACAGCCTTAGCTAGTGCAAATGTAAATGTCCTTCTGATTTCTCAAGCATCTTCGGAGCAAATCACTTGTCTCGCCATAAAAGCAAACGAGATTTCCCTTGCCAAAGAAGCAATTGAAAAAGAATTTTTCCATGAAATTAGAAATGGAGAAATCGACGTAGTTCATGTTATTTCTGATTTGGCCATTGTAGCGGTTGTGGGTGAAAATATGAAGCAAAATCCTGGAGCAAGTGGAAGGATGTTTCAAGCTTTAGGTAGAAACAATGTAAACGTTTATGCCATAGCACAAGGAAGCTCCGAGTTGAACATTTCCGCTGTCGTATCGAAAACCGACCTTCAGAAAGCGCTCAATGCCTTGCACGAGGCTTTCTTCTTATCCGATAACAAAGTGTTGCACGTTTTCTTAGTCGGCGTAGGTTTGATCGGACAGGCATTGATCAAGATGATTGCGAATCAGCAAGAAAAGTTGCAAAAAGAAAACTTACTTGATATTCAAATCCACGGTATCGCCAATTCGAGATTTATGGCATTTCATGAAGACGGCTTTGAGCTAAAAAACTGTCCGCTTCCTGAAAATGCAGAAGGAGCTTTGCCAATGAATCTAGACCAATTTATCTCTCAAATGGAATCCATGAACTTCTCCAACTCTGTTTTTGTGGATTGCACGGCAAGCCAAGATGTGGCTGACTTTTATGAAAGAGTATTGGATGCTAAAGTGGCCATCGTCACTCCAAACAAAAAAGCGAACTCGGGTTCTTTAGAAAAATACAAAAACCTGAAAAAACTCGCAGGTAAACGAAGCGTCAAATTTCTCTATGAAACCAATGTTGCAGCAGGACTTCCAGTTATCAATACCTTACAGGATTTGATGCTGAGTGGAGACAAAGTGATCAAAATAGAAGCTGTTCTTAGTGGATCCATGAATTATATTTTCAGTGAATTGGAAAAAGGAGCTCCATTTAGTGATGTAGTCAAACTAGCTAAGGAAAAAGGCTACACTGAACCTGATCCAAGAGATGATTTGAGCGGAATGGATGTGGCTAGGAAAATTCTAATTTTGGGTAGAGAAGCGGAGCAAGACTTACATTTCGAAGATATCAGCATTCAAAGCATGGTTCCCGAAGATTGTGTAGATCCAAAAACGGTTGATGAATTTTTCGGAAAACTGAAAGGTCATGACCAAGAGTTTGCAAAACTTCTTTTTGAAGCATCAGACAGAGGAGAAAAGCTTCGCTTTATGGCAACGCTTGAAAATGGAAAAGCAAAAGTTGGACTGAAATCACTTGATAATTCACATCCGTTCAGCACCTTGAAGGGAAGTGACAATATGATCTTGTTTACAACAGAAAGATACCATGATTTTCCTATGATTATCAGAGGACCTGGAGCGGGGGCGGATGTGACTGCGGCAGGTGTTTTTGCGGATGTTATTCGTCTTGGAAATTATACAAGATCATGA
- a CDS encoding META domain-containing protein codes for MKKLINLSFILVFLTFSSCDSVSKLNPLSLLTGNNWVLSSLLGGGLDANKFASGLPFLNFMDGGKLSGFAGCNNFSGSFQLEGTSLNLDPGAMTKKACGGENAEGQIVNLLSQVKNFKVAKDKLTLFDGAKELMSFIPQGN; via the coding sequence ATGAAAAAATTAATAAACCTATCATTCATTCTAGTCTTTTTGACTTTTTCTTCTTGTGATTCTGTAAGTAAATTGAATCCTCTGAGTTTACTTACAGGGAATAATTGGGTACTATCCTCTTTGCTAGGGGGTGGTTTGGATGCTAATAAATTCGCTTCAGGACTTCCATTTTTGAATTTTATGGATGGAGGAAAACTATCCGGGTTTGCTGGTTGTAACAATTTTTCAGGAAGTTTTCAATTAGAAGGGACTTCTTTGAACTTAGACCCTGGAGCGATGACAAAAAAGGCCTGTGGAGGAGAAAATGCGGAAGGACAAATTGTGAATTTGCTTTCACAGGTGAAGAATTTTAAAGTCGCTAAAGACAAGTTAACGCTTTTTGATGGTGCCAAAGAATTAATGAGTTTTATTCCTCAAGGGAATTAA
- a CDS encoding nuclear transport factor 2 family protein yields MKKYLIIAFIMIAQTMISFAQTDQVEVEKVISSLFEGMKSKNPILVEQAFLKDAIMQTTIVGVNGATIGSNSVQDFVNRIATTPDNTILDERILEYQIKVDGHMASAWTPYEFYVNDGFSHCGVNSFQLIKTSGGWKIAYIIDTRRKEGC; encoded by the coding sequence ATGAAAAAATATTTAATAATCGCTTTCATCATGATCGCTCAGACCATGATAAGTTTTGCTCAAACTGATCAAGTAGAAGTAGAAAAAGTTATTTCATCGCTTTTTGAAGGCATGAAATCCAAGAATCCGATTTTGGTAGAGCAGGCATTTCTGAAAGATGCAATCATGCAAACAACCATAGTCGGAGTAAACGGTGCCACCATAGGGAGTAATTCAGTACAGGATTTTGTCAATAGAATTGCTACCACACCTGATAATACGATTCTAGATGAAAGAATCTTGGAGTATCAAATAAAAGTTGATGGTCACATGGCTTCTGCTTGGACTCCTTATGAATTCTATGTCAATGATGGATTTAGCCACTGTGGTGTAAATTCATTTCAACTGATCAAGACCTCAGGAGGCTGGAAAATAGCTTATATCATAGACACCCGAAGAAAAGAGGGATGTTAA
- a CDS encoding head GIN domain-containing protein, with product MKKVSALFIFLISFVAIAAQAQTNKETRDLRDFSSIKVSNSIEAELVKGDKNSISIVASGIELDKIETNVSEDILDVKLGRGNFRSSSVKVTITYIDIDEIQASTSAKVFANNELSGTNVYLYSNANAYIEVAVEAENLFIEASTNSKIAIKGNANNLDLKAYTNADIDGKNLRVINAEILANTAAKGEFQVKESIVGSAATAAKITYVGNPILIDIKTNTGGDIKKK from the coding sequence ATGAAAAAAGTAAGCGCATTATTCATTTTTCTTATCTCTTTTGTGGCCATTGCAGCTCAAGCACAAACAAATAAAGAGACGAGAGACTTAAGAGATTTCTCTAGCATCAAAGTTTCTAATTCTATAGAAGCGGAATTGGTAAAAGGAGACAAAAACTCAATCTCAATTGTTGCTTCGGGAATCGAGTTAGACAAAATAGAAACAAACGTTTCAGAGGATATCTTAGATGTCAAGCTTGGACGTGGGAATTTCAGATCTAGTTCAGTGAAAGTGACTATTACCTACATCGATATCGACGAAATTCAAGCTTCTACAAGTGCAAAAGTTTTTGCTAACAATGAACTTTCTGGGACAAATGTTTATCTCTATAGTAATGCAAATGCTTATATTGAAGTAGCCGTAGAGGCAGAAAACTTATTTATAGAAGCTTCTACCAATTCAAAAATTGCAATTAAAGGAAATGCGAATAATTTAGACTTGAAAGCTTACACCAATGCAGATATTGATGGAAAAAACTTAAGGGTTATAAATGCTGAAATTTTGGCAAACACTGCTGCTAAAGGTGAATTTCAAGTTAAAGAATCCATTGTAGGTTCAGCAGCAACAGCTGCAAAAATCACTTACGTAGGCAATCCAATCTTGATAGATATTAAAACAAACACGGGAGGAGATATTAAAAAGAAATGA
- a CDS encoding SDR family NAD(P)-dependent oxidoreductase, translated as MDRNIIVTGGAGNLGSAVIEKFKREGYKIIATILPGSGDEIEEADDVYEVDVTDDKSAADFAKEYIMQYGEVEAIILLVGGYAGGNIEETSTDDINEMVKLNFFSSFNMVKNFLPMFKKANKGNFLFVGARPALQPEDGKNVVAYALSKGMVVSLADYVAEESKGTKIRSHIFVPSIIDTPPNRESMPDAEFTDWVHPSEIAEAMHYAVNNPDLRNMTFKLYGGV; from the coding sequence ATGGATCGGAATATAATCGTAACCGGTGGAGCCGGAAATCTTGGAAGTGCAGTAATTGAAAAATTTAAGCGTGAAGGGTACAAAATAATTGCAACCATCCTTCCTGGATCTGGAGATGAAATCGAAGAAGCCGATGATGTTTATGAAGTAGATGTTACCGATGATAAATCTGCTGCTGATTTTGCTAAAGAATATATCATGCAATATGGTGAAGTAGAAGCTATCATTCTTTTGGTTGGTGGATATGCAGGCGGAAACATAGAAGAAACATCTACCGATGACATCAATGAAATGGTCAAACTGAATTTTTTCTCTTCCTTCAATATGGTCAAAAACTTTTTACCCATGTTCAAAAAGGCTAATAAAGGAAATTTCTTGTTTGTAGGTGCAAGGCCTGCGTTACAACCTGAAGATGGGAAGAATGTTGTGGCATACGCTTTGAGTAAGGGGATGGTGGTCAGTCTCGCAGATTACGTTGCTGAAGAATCAAAGGGAACAAAAATCAGATCACACATTTTTGTACCAAGCATAATCGATACCCCACCAAACAGGGAATCTATGCCTGATGCTGAATTTACTGATTGGGTTCACCCTTCAGAAATTGCAGAAGCCATGCATTATGCTGTCAACAACCCTGATTTGCGAAACATGACCTTCAAACTTTATGGAGGAGTGTAA
- a CDS encoding mechanosensitive ion channel family protein, with protein sequence MNFKKSAVQVVENEKRKIFLIKLVVFLVLVILIPIVPFLNDFIFSNSFMYQFYSSLIFLFGANLIISLGRIIAAKFYIRRIAEQRIHGNFLLGITWISNILNVIAFLIAFMFLFAIKPLEFLTSLTIVAAAIAILSKDYVTNMINGLIIMFTNQFSLGDQIKIGEHFGRLSDITLLNLVLKNDNEDSIIIPNNLVFAAQVVNQNPFRKKVQVYFEVPLGTVISTQEVENEISSYLLDQGEDVAEMELSVSLAELLKDCKKFEIKAFDKPNNAQKLEKLLKEGILKFIDEIKK encoded by the coding sequence ATGAATTTCAAAAAATCCGCAGTCCAAGTTGTAGAAAATGAGAAGAGAAAAATCTTTCTAATTAAATTAGTCGTATTTTTAGTCTTGGTAATTTTGATTCCAATTGTACCTTTTCTCAATGATTTTATTTTTTCTAATTCCTTTATGTATCAATTTTACTCCTCTTTAATATTTCTTTTTGGGGCAAATTTGATTATTTCATTAGGAAGAATAATTGCTGCAAAATTTTACATTCGGCGAATTGCTGAGCAAAGAATTCACGGAAATTTTCTACTTGGGATTACTTGGATTTCCAACATTTTGAATGTCATTGCTTTTCTGATTGCATTTATGTTTTTGTTTGCAATCAAGCCACTCGAATTTCTGACGAGCCTTACAATCGTAGCAGCAGCTATTGCAATTCTAAGCAAAGACTATGTCACCAATATGATTAATGGTCTAATCATCATGTTCACAAATCAATTTTCCTTAGGAGACCAAATCAAAATAGGAGAACATTTTGGGAGACTTTCAGATATTACACTTTTAAACTTGGTATTGAAAAATGACAATGAAGACTCGATTATTATTCCAAACAATTTAGTGTTTGCTGCTCAAGTAGTCAATCAAAATCCATTCAGGAAGAAAGTTCAAGTATATTTTGAAGTGCCTTTGGGTACTGTGATTTCAACCCAAGAAGTAGAAAATGAAATATCTTCCTATTTGTTAGATCAGGGTGAAGATGTAGCCGAAATGGAGCTTTCTGTTTCCTTGGCAGAATTACTAAAAGACTGCAAGAAGTTTGAAATTAAGGCTTTCGATAAACCAAATAATGCACAAAAGTTAGAAAAATTGCTCAAAGAAGGTATTTTAAAATTCATAGATGAAATCAAAAAGTGA
- a CDS encoding MGMT family protein — protein sequence MKSKSENYFDQVFQVVKLIPRGKVTSYGAIANYLGLKSGARMVGYAMNASHGEKDVPAHRVVNRNGVLTGKHHFSSPKEMEELLEKEGVVVEDDQVLDFETVFWDPSKYLL from the coding sequence ATGAAATCAAAAAGTGAGAATTACTTCGATCAGGTTTTTCAAGTTGTAAAATTGATCCCAAGAGGGAAAGTGACTTCATATGGAGCAATAGCAAACTATCTTGGGCTAAAAAGTGGGGCAAGAATGGTTGGCTATGCGATGAATGCTTCACATGGGGAAAAGGATGTCCCAGCACATAGAGTTGTAAATCGGAATGGGGTGCTCACAGGAAAACATCACTTCTCTTCACCGAAAGAAATGGAGGAGCTTTTAGAAAAAGAGGGTGTGGTGGTAGAAGATGATCAAGTTTTGGATTTTGAAACTGTTTTTTGGGATCCTAGTAAATACCTGTTATAA
- a CDS encoding helix-turn-helix domain-containing protein, which translates to MEAELKSHIAENLRKHRVLRGYTQEYIAEYLGKRDYTAYSRYEQGRSNLKMEDAIKLANLYEVDVQELISVTPSVSAYSDNGKKSNGLLSILVDLDGSNHTLEGNINKLKKINEMLAKNEI; encoded by the coding sequence ATGGAAGCGGAATTAAAAAGTCACATCGCAGAAAACCTTAGAAAACACAGAGTTTTAAGAGGATACACTCAGGAATACATCGCTGAGTACTTAGGAAAAAGAGATTATACTGCTTACTCGCGATACGAGCAAGGAAGGTCAAATCTTAAGATGGAAGATGCCATCAAGCTTGCAAATTTATACGAAGTAGATGTTCAGGAATTGATTTCTGTTACACCTTCTGTATCGGCCTATTCTGATAATGGTAAAAAGTCAAATGGACTTTTATCTATTTTAGTAGATCTTGATGGTTCCAATCATACCTTAGAAGGAAATATCAACAAATTGAAAAAAATCAACGAGATGTTAGCCAAGAACGAAATTTAA